From Acidobacteriota bacterium, one genomic window encodes:
- a CDS encoding glycine C-acetyltransferase — protein sequence MTTAAPKRPQLAHLTEQLNDLKNRGTYFKLRILEDEQGPVCTYDGKKVINLASNNYLGLCDHPKLREAAIVATERYGVGSGAVRTIAGTMRIHMELEEKIAAFKGVEACVVFQSGFTANAGTVSSILGKEDFILSDELNHASIIDGARLSRAKIKVFRHKDVAHCEELLKEIQNEPGRKLVITDGVFSMDGDIGPVDKLCDVADKYGAIMMVDDAHASGVLGRNGRGSVDHFHCTQRVDVQVGTLSKAIGALGGYVCGSRDLIDYLYHRARPFLFSTSHPPSVAATCIAAFDLLESEPERIERLWSNTRYFKEQLTGAGFDVGGRTTPASETPITPIIIGDGRKTMEFSRALFDAGVMATGIAFPTVPEGKARIRTIMTSEHTREQIDRALETLVATARKMGLLG from the coding sequence ATGACCACAGCCGCTCCGAAACGCCCGCAACTTGCTCATCTGACAGAGCAATTGAACGATCTGAAGAATCGCGGCACTTATTTTAAGCTGCGGATTCTGGAAGACGAGCAAGGCCCTGTCTGCACCTACGACGGGAAAAAGGTCATCAACCTTGCGTCGAACAACTACCTTGGCCTGTGCGACCACCCAAAGCTGCGTGAGGCGGCGATTGTAGCGACTGAGAGATATGGCGTGGGATCGGGAGCGGTGCGTACGATCGCAGGCACCATGCGTATTCACATGGAACTGGAGGAGAAGATCGCCGCCTTCAAAGGCGTAGAGGCCTGCGTCGTCTTCCAGTCGGGCTTTACGGCGAATGCAGGAACGGTGTCGAGCATTCTGGGCAAGGAAGACTTTATCCTCTCCGACGAGCTGAATCACGCCAGCATCATCGACGGCGCGCGTCTCTCGCGAGCGAAGATCAAGGTCTTTCGCCACAAGGATGTTGCGCACTGCGAAGAGCTGTTGAAGGAGATACAGAACGAGCCGGGGCGAAAACTGGTCATCACTGACGGCGTCTTTTCGATGGATGGAGATATCGGTCCGGTCGACAAGCTGTGCGATGTCGCCGACAAGTACGGTGCGATCATGATGGTCGACGATGCGCACGCTTCGGGTGTTCTGGGGCGTAACGGACGCGGCTCGGTGGATCACTTCCACTGCACGCAGCGGGTGGATGTGCAGGTGGGAACGCTGTCGAAGGCCATCGGCGCTTTGGGCGGGTATGTGTGCGGGAGCCGCGATCTGATCGACTACCTCTACCATCGTGCGCGGCCGTTTCTGTTCTCTACGTCGCATCCTCCGTCGGTGGCTGCGACGTGCATTGCCGCCTTCGACTTGCTGGAGAGCGAGCCGGAGCGCATCGAACGGCTGTGGTCGAATACACGCTACTTCAAGGAACAGCTAACCGGTGCAGGGTTCGATGTTGGCGGAAGAACAACACCCGCGAGTGAGACGCCGATTACGCCGATCATCATTGGAGACGGGCGCAAGACGATGGAGTTCTCCCGCGCGCTCTTCGATGCCGGAGTGATGGCTACGGGCATTGCGTTCCCTACGGTTCCTGAGGGGAAGGCACGTATTCGGACCATCATGACGAGCGAACATACCCGCGAACAGATTGACCGTGCGCTTGAAACCCTGGTTGCGACCGCGAGGAAGATGGGGCTGCTTGGCTAA
- a CDS encoding iron-sulfur cluster assembly accessory protein: MSMVSIQPTTPQGASAVPEQPKDVFAGMTLLSAEGQAPRAKAAVEITKNALKRIRIAMAKEGVSPEQGGLRLGVMGGGCSGLSYSIRFDSQPRERDRVFVFGEGVETPGDPTGGKPVRVFVDPKSFLYLAGMVLDFEETLMRQGFNFINPNSTKSCGCGSSFTA; the protein is encoded by the coding sequence CATACAGCCAACTACTCCGCAGGGCGCGAGCGCCGTCCCTGAGCAGCCGAAGGATGTGTTTGCGGGAATGACGCTGCTTTCGGCTGAGGGGCAGGCGCCGCGCGCCAAGGCAGCGGTCGAGATCACGAAGAACGCTTTGAAGCGCATCCGCATCGCCATGGCGAAGGAGGGTGTCTCGCCTGAGCAGGGAGGGCTGCGCCTGGGAGTGATGGGTGGAGGGTGCTCCGGCCTGAGCTACTCCATTCGGTTCGATTCGCAGCCGCGTGAGCGGGACCGCGTGTTTGTCTTTGGCGAAGGTGTAGAGACGCCCGGCGATCCCACAGGCGGCAAGCCTGTGCGGGTTTTTGTCGATCCGAAGAGCTTTCTCTACCTCGCAGGGATGGTGCTGGACTTTGAAGAGACACTGATGCGGCAGGGGTTCAACTTCATCAATCCGAACTCGACCAAGAGCTGCGGTTGCGGATCGAGCTTCACGGCATAG